The sequence gtggggggtaggttgATTTCTGACCGTCCAGCACGAGGATTTGGGTTTCCACAGGCATCGCATCACGCTGGGCACAGGCCACAGTACAGCTGGTCCCCCGCAAGCTCAGACCAGCAGCACGTGCTCAGCTGCCggccccctctgcagccccagccGGTTCTGCTAACGAAGCTGTTTTTAATTGTCGCCTTTGTGGAACAAAGCTGGGCTCCTTCCCTCCGAAGGCGTCTCTCTCGCAGCCCAGCTATCGATCCCTGGGAAGAAAAGGCAGAGCGCACTGGGCCTCAGCTTGCTGCCTTCTGCCCGAGTGCTTTGCACAGCTCCTCCAGGGAGATTTGAGGGGCCACAGGGGTTGCTGGGTCCCTGGGCCACCCCACAGCTGCCTCCTACAGCCCAGCGATCCCATACAACTACCCCTTCGAGCACAGACAAAAGCTGCAGTAGAACATCTAGAAGGGTGTTGGCATCTCAGGGCATGGTGGGTTTTGCTCTCTGCAAGGGGCACTGTGGGGATCCTCAAAGCCCATCAACCACAGTTGCCTGGCAGGCTAATGAAGCATATGCTGTTAGCAAATAGTTTTGACGCAAAAGCCTGGCCTGAGATTATCTGAAGCCGGTTAGGGATTCCCTAGTGCCTAGGGCATGGCAGTGCGAAGCCCAGCTGGGAGCGAGAGGGGCAGAAATCAGCCTGGGGCAGCTCTTCCACCACTGAAGCTAGAGGACATGACGGGGCAGTGACCGGCTGAGTCCTGGGGCACAGGGGATACCGTGAGATGCTTTGGGAGCTCCCGAACTCCTCTCTCTCCAGTTTGGATGCAATGGATGCTGCTGCCACGAAGCCATGTCATCTCATCCTTTTTAGAGATCCCTGTAATTGCAAGTGCCAATTAAAGGCAGTAATGGGGCTCGGGGTGGCTGTTGCATTCATTCGTGTCTCGCTTTTTAGTAAGTGTCACCTGCTTTGATCGATAGGAGAAAGGTGAACCCAGGCAGCCTGAGGCCTGGGGAAAAGCCTGCGGCAGCCTCTTGGATTTCAAAGGCCCTGCTTCCATGCAGCCCCGATCactatatctattttttttaatacatttgagTGCCTCTTTCCTGAAGGACCACACTGGAATGAAGTAGTTATCGACCAGTCGGGTGGTGTGAAGCCTACACATGGGAGGGCACCTCCTTCTACAGTGCAAATCAGCATTGATTGGCTTTAACATCTCCTCTTTGGCTTTGAGATCGGCTTCACATCTCCCGCTCAGCTCCCCAAAAAGCCAATTTCCATTACCTACCTCCTGCACATCTCCCCCTGCCTGGTGTCCCAGCCTCATTACCTCTTCTGAAGAAGGACCTGGGGAGGGGAGGCGCAGGCCGGGTTTTTTCACTCGGCGAGAAGGAGGAGATGGACGTGTCCTTCAAAGATCGAAGGTCTCCCAACTTCCCAGGTGGCGAACCCTGAGCCTGCAGAAGCGGTGCTGGGCCCCAagccccggcacccaccgccgGCTCTGAGGGGGCCGGGGCAGACGGctggggggagcaggaggggcGTCCGGCACGGTTTGAGCGCTCCTGCCCGCGCCCCCGCCTGAGGGATGCCcctaccctcctcctcctcctctctgccccctgccccagaGAGGGCTCTGAGAAGGGGCGGCGACCCCCGGGCCAGCTTCGGGAGAAGGTGCGGGCCGCCGACAGCCCCTCGGGCCCTGAGGAAACGCCGTTCCctgccctcggccgccgccgttCCCGGCGGCCCCGTTCCGGGGCCAAACGAGCGTTATTGCAGTGGCCCCCGGAACTCCTAACTGCCGGTCGCACCTCAGGACACGGCTccccggccgcagcggggccccggGTCGTGCTGTCGCGACAGGGCGCTGTTGTCGGCGACAGGGCCTCGGAcagggcgcaggcggcggcggcggcggcggcggggcggggagcgggggtggggtgggtgggaaGGATGGTCTCCATGGTAAcgcggagggcgcgggaggggggggcgTCGTCTCCACGGCAACGGCGGGCCCGCGCAACACCGCCCCCTAGCAACGCGCCGCCATGGCAACGCGAGGGCGGGGCCagcgcgcgcccgccgcgcctcCCCGCCAGCGGCTTCCGGGCAGCTggggggcggggaagggaggggaggaggcggaAGTCCCGCCCTCCTCCTTCCGGCCGTcggcaagatggcggcgggggcggtggagctgcagcggctgcagcggcgggtggaggagctggagcagcgcGTCtacggcagcggcggggcgcacGGGCCGCGAAAGGTGCCGGGGGGCCTCCGGGGGAGGGGACccacgggggccgggccgggccggggccttGCGCTGCCCCCAGGGGGTCTGCGGCCCGGGGGTGGCTGACGGGCTCGGTCCCCTGCGTTTGTTCCCCGTCCAGGTAGCGGACGGGCTGGTGAAGGTGCAGGTGGCGCTGGGTAACATCGCAAGCAAGAGGGAGAGGATCAAAATCCTGTATAAGAAAAGTGAGTGGCCTTCTCGTGcttgcgggcgggcgggcgggtctgtgtaaaaagaaatagaggggaaaaacaaaatcgCTTGTCTTGGAGGCTTCACGtctttaaacagaaaatgtccccatgtccccgccGCCCCCTTGCGAGCACCTTTGCTTTTGGCTTCGTATTTTCTATATTTGGTGTAGAAATAAGTAAATAACTGAGTAGGGAGTCTTTGTTCTCATGCTTCTTGTGTGGGGGGTGGGAAAGGGCCTGCTTAAACGTGTTGTTATTTGCTTTACGTTTCCCTGCGTCAGAACAATACGCGACAATTAGCTCCACGTGAAATGCAGCTCTTCAGTATTGTTAGAGCATGAGCTTCCAGCATGGCTTCTTGCATGTTCGCGTGCTCAGATTTTTGGTGCATTTTAGAGCCCTTCTCTTCATGTGCAGTTGGAACAAGAAGGATCACGTGCTGCCACCAGTGGCTGCATCTGGGGAGCTGTCTCTGAACCGGGGTGTACCTGAAGTGGATGCAGGAGTGATGCTTTGTGCTGCTAAGCCACCTCTTAACCAAATTTACTTCTATGGTCACTGGTGTTGCAGTAGTAGCAGGCTGTGTAGTCCAAGACCATGGTGCCTCTTTGGTATAAAAACATAAATTGTATGTTTGTAGCCGATTCTAAGCTTGCTTCTGTTCAGCAGTAAAATGAGACCCGGTTATTTGCTAATTTCGCTTTCAAGGCAGGAAGACAAAGAAGGGATGTGCCTTTAGCATTGCTAACCAAATATAAAGCAAGTGTTACAGGTGTTACACAGGCTGTGCTTCTGCAAGCAAGCAGTTATGGGGCTTGAGTCGTTTTGTAAGCTCTTGGTTACAGTGTTCCAAAGTCACCTATTTTAAAGTGCTGTCGCGATTCATGATTCTTGGCAAAAAGAACCCTAAATGAACATTATTCACAAAGTAACCTTATGTGTACAGCACAGTGGAGACTTGCACTTGCAGAGGTCATACTATTTCTTGTACTTCTTGTctccatatttatttttgcttttagttgAAGATGTAATAAAATACCTAGATCCTCAGTACATTGATAGAATGGCCGTTCCGGATGCCATGAAGCTGCAGTTCATCTTGGCAGGTATGGCAGGAAATGAGAGGAGACAGTTCTTTAACACTGCAAAAGTTGTCTTTTAAATAGGCTGGAaaagggtggggttttttgtttttttgtttttaagcttatgAGGTCTGGAAGGGCACCCTTTTTGGATCTGATCAGAGATGTGATTAGAACAAGGCGATCTAGTGCTTCCCTGCACACGTTCATGCCACAGCTTTATCAAGTCTAAACTTTTTAGTGTTGAGTAGTTCAACCCTGAACTGATAatagaatgagaagaaaaactgGAACTAAGACAGTTTCCCACAGCCCAGTCCTAATATTCACTGGACTGTGACCAAAAAAAAGTAGATCTTTGGATGTATGTTGAACACTTTCTACGCTTATCCTATTTTTCCCAAAGAAAGTGGTTCCATTTTTTTTATAGTCCATGAATGAAGCTTGGTGGAGATTCTCCTGTCTTATATTAGGGTGAAGGAGAATTCAGTGGTGAGCAGCACAAAAGGCTAAATAAAATCAAGCGCAAGTCCTTTTGTGTATAGCTAGATAATCTGGAAAGGGGCAGCTGGAATGCAAGTATCAGTCCCAGCTCTTTCATCGTCAGCTTGGGGTAGGACAGGTCACCTTTTGGGGCTACAGTTGACTGTTTAAGGGCAGTCTGTGGTTGAAGACTCCAAAGCCTCTGAGTACTTTGTGGGGTCCTGTGCATGACGTACTCAGAGGCTTTGGAGTCTTCAACCAGGGATTTGCACGCCTTCCTTCTAGTTTTTTATTTAGTTTGTAAATACTTTATATTTGACAAGATGCTCTTTGCTGTGTTAGGTGTGAGCAGTTTAAAAAACTGATCCATACCCGTTACTCCAAAGTTGGCTTTCCAGTATTTGTAAAAAGCCAAAGCACTGTCTTGTGTTCACTGATGTTCCTTCTCATCTCCCTTCAATCAGAGGAGCAGTTTATTCCTTCCCAGGCAGCCCTTCTGGAGCAGGTGAAGAACCTCCAGCCCATCTTGGACAGCTCCTGTATCCAAGGTACTGTATGTTCTTCTGCAAGTTTTTTTCTGAGCTGCAAATGTTGTTCTCCAGCTACCTGCAGCCTGTGccactttttttctcttaagtctCAGACTTGTGAAAAGGAGACCTAAACACGTAACCTAGTGTGAGTAATGCAGATGTAAACGTAGTGTTCTGTCTGCTCATCCCTCATGCTGCACCACTGTCCCAAGGAAGTCCTCTATCCAAAAGCACGTGGCATCGTGCAGAGCGTAGCTGAGTGTCGTAGCTGTCATCCAGCAGATATCAGTAGGGAATGGGGCTGATGCATAAGGTTGATTGAGTAAGTTGAGAAGCAGATTAGAGACAACATCTTTGCAGAGACCAGAGGCTACACGCTGTGTACGATTACCAGACtgacacagagctgctgccagaaCGTCTCTGCTCCTGGCATAGGCAGAGATTCCCTTTTAATTGCCTGCTATAATGTTCCAGCTATTCTGATGTAGCTCTTGAGTAACCCTTAGTGCAGGCATCACCTAACTCATGACATCCTGAAGTAAAGTAAAATGAACTTGATATTTAATGTACAACGTAGCTAGGCACATTTTACAGTATAAAGGGTGTGTTTCCAGCATGTGGCATTTACATTCAGAGAGCAGAGTTGTGCTGTGGTTTGCCTTTGGAGAAGTAACTGTTTTTATTCTGGTAGCTAATCTGCATGATGTAAAACGAACCAAACAGActtctcttctgtgctttcaGCCGTTCCTGACCACGCAGCAAAACTACAGCGACTCTCTCAAATCCACATACAGCAGCAGGTAATGTGAATGTTCATGGCAGCACTGGCTAGCAAAGAGAAGGGGCCTTTTGTTAGTGGGTGTACTAACACTCCAGTGTTTGCAATAGTCTAGCTGTTCATgtatgctatttttttccatcttgtccAGGATATTTATCCTGCTGTTCTGAAGAAACTTAGGCACCCTGTTGGAGGGCTAGTCAGGATTTCTGAGAACTGAGTATGGGTTGGAAAAGCGCTCTGCCTAGCATAAGCCTGTCCCAGAGGTTTGGGTGCAGCTCATAAACTGCTTTGGCTTTAACCAGCTGGCTTTCCTACTTTCGCTGGGACGCTGAGGTAAAGCACTGTGCTCGGCCAGAGCCCCAATCTCTGGAAGGCTGTTGATACTGTCACCTTGTCCCTTCTCCCTTCCGTTCCCCATGTGTTCGTTCCTTGAGCTGGTGATGAACATCCTGGGCAGCACCTAATGCACCCTTTCAGCAGTTCTGCTGTGAGTGTTTTAATACCCGGTGGCCAGGCGTGTGCAACAGCGTGCTTTCCTTCTGCAGCAAGTGAGGTATAGCTTGAGGAGAGGCAGGCAGTAGTGCAAGCCCGTGTGGCAGTTTGTGTGTGCTGATGTTTCTGTgaaacctttcctttctcctgactGTCAAAGCGCTTCCAGCTACAAGAAGCTCTTATCTCAGTACTGGCTTCGGATGAGTTTCCCCTTTCCACtgccaggagctgggaaggcaaaTGTCCTGGAGCTTATTGCTCACTCGCTAAGGCTTCCTTCTTTACAGGAGCAGTGTGAAGCTGTCACTGATGCTGTCAAGGTGCTCCTTGAAGACTACAACAAAATGGTATCCTTTTAGCTGATGCCTTGGGCATGACACAGCTGAACCGCTAGTCTGTCTCCTGTGCCTCCTTGCCCCATCACGTACTGTTGGCAGCAGACAGCCCCCAGCGCCAGGTTTAATAGCATTGTCCTTTCTGGTGCCATGACATCTGTGTCCCTGTCATTCCCCTATCAGGAGCAGAGCTGTGTCACAGGGCTACCCGAGAGCCAGAACTGCCCACCTCTCTGAGACAGGAAACACGAGCTGTTGCCTGCAAGCCAGAGGCTCTGTGCTGGATCTGCTCACAGTGTAGTTTGGCGCACAGGAGCACTGGGATGTGTCCTGAGCCTGGAGGGTAGGGAGCTTTGGGCCGTTCTGGATCAAGTCCCTTGAAATGCTGTGCTGTGTCAGTGTTCAGGAGTGTTCCTGGACATACGGCATCAGTCAGTGTTTGATGCTGTAGGATGGCTCAGGGCTTCAGCAGTTTGACTCAGTGTGCACTTTCCACATGCTAATACCCCAGGTCTCTTCATCTGTCAGTCAGGGTTGCAACGGCGCTGTCAGGCTGCCAGAAGGTTCTCAGACGGTGTTTTGACCTCAGTTTCCTTCCCTGAAGTTTCCACATCCCCCTTTCCTTAAGAGCCACGTCTAGACCCTGCTTCTCTCCAAGCAGTTTGTCCAGTGGGATGAAATGCTGACGCAGCTGGAAATGGCCAAGCAAGTGAAACCTGCGGCAGAGTGATGGCAGTGCTGGGAGCGAGGGGAGCCGCAGGCGGGGGCCCTGGCGATGCTGGCCTTGGGAATctcaggagaggctgcagcacagctcGCACCCAGGGACCTGTCGTCTCAGCGTGAGCGTGTCTTTCTGCTCAGCATGAGCGTGCTGCGAGTGATGGCGCAGGCTCTTGGGGGCGCCCTTGCTTTGTGGCTGCACTTTGTCCGCCCTGAATCAAAGGCACACTCTTGGTGTTCTCTTAATATGCCACTGTCTGCAAATCTTGCACTTCCATGGAATATCTTTTGGTTTATAACTTATTTAAAAGTCCCTTTCTGCTGTTACTGTGGACCATAGTAAAGTCCTAAAACACTAATTGGGTTGCCTCTCCTTCCCCTCGGTGTAGTCACGGCACAGACTGACTGGGGCCAAGCTCAGAGTTGCAGCTGTATGTGGTGCTTGTGCAGCCTGCAGGTAGTTTGTGATGAGGAAATTTTATCCCTAGCATGAACTGGAAGCAGCCAGAGGTCAGATGAAGGCAGACGGTGTCCTTTTGTGGGGTCCTGTGCAtgagaaatgaagagagaaataaaatgcctGTGCCtaggatgggtgctggggtccctGCCTGGGGCAGGAGTGTGAATGCTAATCCCCCTAAAGGCTAGCCTTGTCTGGTGGCTTTCCCTAGCAGTGAGCCCTAGAGAGCTCTCTGCAATCTGTGTAAGAGAATCCCACTGTCTTCTGGTACAGCAGTTTCAGCCTGGCAGGTCTGCGTCTGAGGGCAGGTAAACCCCCTTCAGTCACGCCGGACCTGGGCTGAGGCAGGGGAGCCTCCTTGTGTGGGTAACCTGCTTCCTCCCATTTGCTTGAGCTGCCTGTGTCCTGTTAGCGGTGGCATGGTGGGCTCGTACCCGAGAGGATGTGAGCCTGACAAGGTTTTTCCCCTGAGGAAGTTCTCCCATCCCTGCGCTGAGAGAAATGAGGGACTGTTGCCTTTGTCCTGCCACCGCTTACTCGAGCGGCTGCTGCGAGTTAGGGCTCCTGGCCCCTTCTTTCTCAGTCAGAGGGGGGTGTTAGCTGTGCCTTGTCAGGGCTGCGCACAAGCAGTAGGAAGGGCTGCGCCCAGGAAGGGGCGCACAAGCGCTGGCTGTTCTGCAAGGGGCAAAGTGTGATAGCGATGGGCGGTTCATTTCAAGTTCTTTGCTGAATTGTCCCTTACCAAACCCAAACCTGGTGCTGCTCTGGGCAGAACTGGAACTGAGGGTAGTTCCAGAGCTGTCTGATCTCCAGTGTGCATGGGATGGGCAGTCTCGTGGCCTGGGCTGAAAGCCAAAGGAAGCTTTCCATCTAAGAACTGTAATAGTTTTCAGAGACTTGAGTGTTTGCTGCTACTATGCATATCCCCTGAGCAAAAACTCCAGAATCTCAAAGGAATCGGGACTGCCCAGCAGGCATCAGGCAGGATCCCAGCTGGAAACTGCTGTAGGGGCTTGGATATCTTATATCACTCCCTCCTGAGTGAGGCAGCACTGGAGTACTGCTGTGGGGCCAGCAAAAGCTTTCTGGTGCCTGGTGCTCTCTTAACGGGATTGGTGAGCTCACATCTGGGCAAACCACTCCAGAGCTGCCCACGAGAGGGGGCTCCAGGCCAGCAGCAAGCCACCATGCCCTTAAAGGGGCCGAGAAGGCCCGGCTAGCCCCTGGAATCCACCTAGGACTTAAGTTTCTTCTGCGTCAAGGTCTGACGCACGCTGCCAGGCTGGGCCCCCATCGTGCTGGGGTTGTATGGACGTGCCGTGGGGGAAGGCTTGTAGGAGGTGAGAAGGTGATGTTCAGTGGTGTGGAGGATCAGCGAGGGGGAAGATCCTTCCAGCCTCGTGCTTCAGTGTTCATCAGCCTTAATGACAGCAGCCCCCTGGAGCAATCATTCCTTGTCCCTAGAGGAGGTGTGCAGGTTTTGTGTATTGGGGTGGTGGTAGGGTGAGCACTCTTTCTGTCTGTGCACAATCACAAGCAAAGCAATAGGCCggaagagaataaaaattgcTGTTAGACAACTGGGAGTAACTTGAGGCTGCTTCAGAAgcaatatgaaaaacaaatcatTCACATGCAACTGCACTCACGTGCAGGTGCCCTTGGATAGGCGCACGTAGATGCACGCTGGTGTGACCAGCTCAAGAGATGGCTTTGTGAGGGAAAGGACTATTTCTGAGGCCACAGCGGGGCAAGGGGatcctgcagggctgggggcttgTTCCCCAGGTGTAAAACAGCCCCGTGGCCTTGCTCCAGCTTCTGCCGTCCCATacagagggcagagccagcttGTGGATCACAGGTTAAGGTGGGACTTGTCCTTGCCAGTGTGAAAAGCCTGActtgctgcaggaggagctggcagCCTGCTCCTATTGCTGCTGGAGCCTGCAGTCCCATCTGTCACGGGGCAATGCAGTGTTTGGGGTGCTGTGACCCCAGGCTAGGATCACAGAGCGCCCGAGGCtgtccccttgccatggccagcCAGGGCTGAGGACAAGCTCCCAAAGGAATGAGCTCATCCTCCTCTCCTCATCTTCCTGTCAGGACAGCACAGCTTCCCTGGGGCTCCAGAGCCCATCTCCCCTTTCCCATCCCCAGCATAGCCTGCCCCCCTGGCAGAGTgaggccccctccctccccctgagctctctcaataagaaaataagtaatttattaagaaaatagaGGTTTTCTAAACCAAGCACCCCACAGAGCCTGGCACCACCTCTCTTTGGAGGCTGAACGGCAACTGTGCTCAGTGCTAGAGCTCTCCAGGGACGGCGACAGCTTGCTTTGCCGAGAGAGCGTCCTGCCCTGCACCGAGCGGCGGTTATCCCTGCTCAGGACTGGCGCAGTCCCCTGGGCGCTGCAGCTGTGGGCTTGGTGCAGGTGGCATGGGCACACGTGCCTGGTGGCATGGGCATCGCAGTGCTCCAGTGAGGCCGAGCTGTCCCTGTGGGAGGTGTCTTCCTCACTGGATGATTTAAAGGTGCGGTGTGGCAAGACTGCCTGGCTCGGCATCCCCCGTGGGATGCTGCTGCGCACCCGTCTCCCCTTGAAGCTGCTGTGTTTGTGGGTACTCCAGGACCATGCCCTGGAGGCTGGGGCGCTGTTAGGGCTGGCAGAGCGCTGCCCCCCACGCCAGGACCACTGCCTTTGCCCTCCgtggcctgccccagccctgcgagGTGGCCGCCGCCTCAGACCGCATGCCCTCTCCTTGCCTGGCGTGTCCCTGCTGCGTGCTCCCGGGAGCAGGGCAACGCCACCAAACAATTTGGTGCTTGCCTGAGGTGCCTGCTGCTTTTGGGGGCCGTGACGGGGGACACCAATACGCTCATGGGGACCCAAGGATGCTGTGGTCCCCTCTGTGCTGGTGGATGCCTCTGGAGGGATTGCAGGAGCCAGGCAGGAGCTGCTCTCAGGACTTCTGGCCCTGGCCTTGCTGCCGCCCCAACGGCCTTGCAGGGTGCCTGGGGCTCTTCTCCCAAAACGGCCATGCGGCCAGAGCTCATCGTCGCTGGACAGGCGTCCTGCTGCAACGCCGTTGTGTTGGGGGTCCCTTCGCACCTCGCTCTTCCCATGCCACTCGTGCCCAGGGCCCGCAGTGGGGCTCCTTGGGGCCGTGCGGTCCCTGCCTGATGCCCAGGGCACAAGGACCCGGAGGAGCCTCTGCAGGATGGTCCCCACCGCAGCGTTGGagccccggcgctgctgctgctccatgggGCCGGATCCTGCGTCCCCGGCCATGCGCAGGGCTCGTTTTCTGCTGCAGGTGTTCATGCCCACCCTGGGTGCTGAGCCTGGAGCAGGGGTGCTGAGCGCCGCCTGCCCCTGAGCCCCCCGCAGAGATGAAGAGCGACCCGGGCGCCTGGCAGCTGCGGACCCCCTGCCCGTCCCCTCTGCTGGAGGACGACGCTGCTGGCATGGCCAtgaggggccgtgggggggcaGGGGTGCCCACGGCCCCTCCATTCGGGGCTGGGGGGCACAGCACGGGGTGGCCCTGCTCTGACGCTCGGACCTGTGGCCCCGTTGGGTCCTGGCGGGTGGgcgcagccctgcagggcccTTCGCCACAGGGGCTGGTGGCCGTGCTGGGCGCAGAGTCTTGGTGGGCTCCTGGCACCCGGCCAGCTCGGTGGGCCGCGGACACCTCTGCtggctcctgggggctgccttgCCCCGGACCCCCCCGTGCCCTGGGGGTCGGCACCCACAGCCCCGTCTGGCCCGTGCGGCCTGGTGGGCGGCCTGGGAGTCCCTGACgcaggggggcaggaggaaggtgcCCAGCGCCCGCTGCACCACGTGGTGCTCCAGCCAGGGCGCCGAGACCtgccgccgggctgggggggtccgCCGAGGTGCGGGCTCCCCTGGTGCGGGGTTGGGGGCACCCAAGGGCCCCTCCACCATCTGGGGCAGGGCCCCCAGGTgtgaaggaggggaaggaggctgcTTGGGAACAGGTGTCTCCGTCCCGTCCCGCTGGCTCCGGCTCTGGGCCATTTCCTGCAGGCCGGACTC comes from Struthio camelus isolate bStrCam1 chromosome Z, bStrCam1.hap1, whole genome shotgun sequence and encodes:
- the LOC138064562 gene encoding dynactin subunit 3-like, producing MAAGAVELQRLQRRVEELEQRVYGSGGAHGPRKVADGLVKVQVALGNIASKRERIKILYKKIEDVIKYLDPQYIDRMAVPDAMKLQFILAEEQFIPSQAALLEQVKNLQPILDSSCIQAVPDHAAKLQRLSQIHIQQQEQCEAVTDAVKVLLEDYNKMTLLLSKQFVQWDEMLTQLEMAKQVKPAAE